AGATGCTATAGAGAAACAGGCTAAAAGTCTCATCGAAAAGTTTGATGTTAGAACACCGGATATTCACACGAAGGCAAGAGCATTATCTGGTGGGAACCAGCAGAAGGCTATCATTGCACGTGAAATTGATAAAAATCCGGACCTTCTCATTGCAGCACAGCCTACACGCGGTCTGGATGTTGGAGCTATTGAATTTGTCCAGAAACAACTGATTGCGCAGAGGGACCAAGGTAAAGCTGTGTTGCTCATATCTTTTGAACTGGACGAGATTATGAATGTATCCGACCGAATTGCTGTCATCTATGAGGGCAAGATTGTCGGGGAAGTGCTGCCAGAAGAAACGAATGACCAGGAACTGGGACTGATGATGGCAGGAAGTGCAGTGAAGAAAGGAGTAGAGAATGGCTAATCTATTGAAAATATTCACAAAAGACTCCTTTGTACTGGCGCTGGTCTCTATTATTTTGGGTCTCCTTCTGGGTGCTATCGTGATGCTGATTGGCGGGTATGACCCTATTGTGGCCTATTCTGCTTTGTTTAGCCGTGTATACGGAGATTCTTATAACTTTGGAGAGGCTATCCGCGAGATGACTCCGCTGATTTTGACGGGGTTGGCATTTGCTTTTGCGGCCCGCGCCGGATTGTTTAACATCGGCGGCGAAGGTCAGTTTCTGGTAGGTATGACAGCTGCTTCGATTGTGGGCATTAAACTCCATGGGTTGCCAGCTATCATTCATGCACCTTTGGCTGTGATTGCAGGTGCAGTTTTCGGAGGTCTGTGGGCTGCGATTGCTGGCTATTTGAAGGCCAAACGAGGCGTGAATGAAGTTATTACATGTATTATGATGAACTGGATCGGCCTGTATTTGGCTAATTTGGTGATCAATCAGTTCGCACTTATGGAAGGTGAGAATCGTTCTGTGGATATTCAGCCTTCTGCTTCAATTTCCATCGAATGGCTGTCCCAGATGATGGGGAATGCTCGGGTACATTGGGGTACGGTTATTGCTGTGCTGGCAGCAGTCTTTTTCTACATTTTCATGTGGAAAACAAAGCAGGGCTATGAGCTGCGGGCTGTCGGATTTAATCAGGATGCATCCCGTTATGCAGGTATGAATGTAAATCGTAATATTATAAAAGCGATGTTCATTAGTGGAGTTTTTGCCGGATTGGCAGGCGCCTTTGAAGTGCTGGGAGTATTCCATTATCAATCTGTCATGGCAGGATCACCGGGAACGGGTTTTGACGGTATCGCTGTAGCTCTGATTGGGATGAATAACCCATTTGGTGTGCTGCTTGGTTCTGTTTTGTTCGGAACGCTTACGTATGGTTCTGCGGGGATGAGCTTTAGCGCAGATGTACCGCCCGAAATTATCCGGGTTGTCATTGGCTCGATTATTTTCTTCATTGCGGCCCAAGGTATTGTACGTTGGGTTGTGAGGCCGCTCTACTCCAAGCGGAAGAAAGAGAAGGTGTTGTAAAATGAGTTGGTTAACACTTGGTGAATTAATCCATACAACGCTCGTTTTTGCGACGGCGATTATTTTTGCGTCTCTCGGCGGAGTTTTTTCAGAAAAATCCGGTGTGACGAACCTTGGGTTGGAAGGACTTATGGTATTTGGAGCGTTCGCAGCGGGTGTTGGCGGATTTTATGCCGAGCAAGCTGGATTAGGAGGCACCTCTGCGGCTTGGGTAGGTGTGTTGTCAGCTGCGGTGTTCGGTATTCTGGTTTCGCTAATTCATGCTGTAGCCTCTATTACTTTTAAAGCTGATCAGGTAATAAGTGGTATAGTTATTAACTTTCTGGCAGCGGGCAGTACACTGTATATGGTCAAGCTTTTATTTGAGGGTGATGGTGACACCGGTCGGATTCAGGGTTTCAACGAAATATCCATCCCTTACCTTGTGGATATCCCGATTGCAGGAAAAGCCTTTTTCCAAGCCTACCCAACAACATATTTAGCCATTCTATTAGTTATTATTGGCTATTTTACTTTGTATAAAACACCGTTTGGCTTGCGTTTGCGTTCCGTTGGGGAGCATCCAGGAGCGGCCGATACCGTGGGAATTAAAGTAAATCGTCTTCGTTATATTGGTGTGATGATTAGTGGGGCGTTGGCTGGGATTGGTGGAGCTACAATCACTCTGACTACAACCAACATGTTCTCACACAATACAGTTTCGGGGCAGGGATATATTGCTATTGCCGCTATGATTTTCGGTAAATGGAATCCGCTCGGTGCTTTTGGCGCAGCAGTGTTTTTTGGTTTTTCACAAGCCATTCGCAACTATGTGCAGCTGTTCGCATGGTCACAAAGTATTCCCCAGGAAATTATTTTTATGTTGCCGTATCTCCTGACGATTATTGTACTGGTAGCGGCTGTCGGACGTTCACGCGCTCCGGCCGCTTTGGGTCAACTTTATGATCCAAGCAAGCGTTAAACTTACAAACAACTGATGCTGTATGTTTTGCAAAATGTACATGGGTGTATAAAAAATCTGGTATCTGCATATGCAGGTATCAGATTTTTTTTATATTGTGCAGGCATTTAAACATACGCTACTGGCATGAATGGAATAGACTGTGCTATGCAGATTGGACGGGACGCTCGGCCCCTGTCAGCTCCGGTCTATTTTGTGGTGGTGATGAGCTATCAAGGAGCCGTTCAATCTGTCCATCCGTTGAGAAGAAGGAGGAAATACGATGAAACAGGCAGTAACCAGAAAGCAGGTGGAGAAGCTTGTCGGCAAAGTCATCTTTGCTACTCGCAAGGATGGTTCCCAGGTCAGCGGCAAGCTGATTCGCATTTCGGGTAACCGACTGGTTCTTCAACCAAACCGCAAGAAAAAAGTGAACACGAAGGCAATTATTCCTCTGGTGCTGTTTGACTTGCTTGCCATCGGCACAGCTCCATACATTGGTGCCTATGGTGGGGGATATGGTGGCTACGGTCCGGGCTATGGAGGACCAGGATATGGTCCGCAACCAGGCCCGTATACAGACGGGGGATACCCCGGGGTAGGATATCCGTATTACCCTAATTTATTTTAGTCATACAAAATCCTGAACCCGAAAAAGATACTTTTTACAGTAACTTTTCGAGTTCGTGGCATCGGCTCAAAGCTACGTATCGCAGCATTTGATATTGATGACGCAGATAAAAGTGGATCCCCCTGATATTGTCTTCATCCACCATCACTTTAGCCCGCTTGCAGCGACGCAGTCGTCCGTAGTGTTCGGCATGCTCAAGCAGTTTTTTTCCGTATCGCATACCTTGATGAGCCGAAGAGATTGCGATCAAATCAATGTATAATAGTTCGCCATGCAGCATAACATGAATGAAGCCAACAACCTGTGCATTATCCGGTCTGCAAGCTACAAAAGTGATGCCCCGGTTTAAGCGCCGGGGTAATTCTTTGCGTATTTGTTCCATTTCCTGGGCACTTAAATGTGATAGGGGGACAAGCTCTTGCTCGATTAGACGAAAGATGATGTTGTCATCTTGAGAGCTGCGTTTTCGAATCATAAACGGGCCTCCTTTTCTACCCTTTTAACAAGATAAGACGTGGCTTTGGAGGAGTGTACTGTCTCACCGTGTGGTCTTTTTTATAATATGCGGGTACCTCTTACAAGCGTGCGACTCGGAGGTGCTTCAGAAAAGAAACATAAATTTTTATGAAATATGGGTATTGACTATCCCAGATGGGAGACATATAATGTGTCTAAACATTTGAAAGAATGACATGAACTCAACGGCAATGAAGAGGACGAAGTGATTAGGGCTCTTTTGTTCAGAGAGTGAGGCATTAGCTGCAAGCTTCACCAAAATCCCTTTTTAACGAGCTCACCTTGGAGCTGTTTTCCTGAAAAGTATTTGGGCCCGATGACATTAACGGTGCGCTGAATCACCTATTAGGGAAAATCGTACGGTCTACGTTACAGACGCCAGATATGGAGATCCTTTGTGATTTCTGTACCTGCCAAGGTTCGATATTGCGAAATATCGGGCAAACACGGGTGGTACCACGGAAGCTACAGCCTTTCGTCCCTCAGTAACAGCAAGTCTGTTCTAGGGATGAAAGGTTTTTTTGTTTTTACAAATGTCAGATGTATGTAAATTTTGTAAAGGAGGATGACCAATGAGTGCACAAATTCCTGAAGTTAGGTCAACCAATGAATTACGTGAAAAGTGGATGAAGCCTGAAGTGATTACAGGTTCGGAAATTTTACTCCGTAGCCTGTTGCTGGAGGGAGTAGATTGTGTCTTCGGATATCCTGGTGGTGCAGTGTTATATATCTATGATGCCATGTATGGCTTTAAGGATTTCAAGCATGTCCTCACTCGTCACGAACAAGGAGCTATTCATGCGGCAGATGGTTATGCACGGGCGAGCGGTAAAGTGGGCGTCTGTATTGCGACTTCCGGACCTGGAGCGACAAACCTGGTAACTGGTATTGCGACGGCTTTTATGGATTCGGTGCCGTTGGTGGTCATCACGGGTAACGTTGTATCTTCCCTGATCGGTACGGATGCTTTCCAGGAAGCCGATATTACGGGAATTACAATGCCGATTACGAAACATAGCTATCTGGTAAGAGATGTAGAGGATCTACCGCGAATCATCCATGAGGCATTTCATATTGCCAACACAGGGCGCAAGGGACCGGTACTGATTGATATTCCGAAGGATATTTCTGCAGCCCAGACGTTGTTTGTCCCACAAACGGAACCTGTGACCATGCGGGGTTATAACCCGAAAGTGTTGCCCAACAAAATTCAACTAGACAAGCTAACTCAAGCTATTTCCGAAGCAGAACGTCCATTCATTCTGGCAGGTGGAGGAGTTGTATACTCCGGTGGACATGAAGCACTTTACGAGTTTGTTCGTAAAACGGAAATTCCTATCACGACAACATTGCTCGGATTGGGTGGTTTCCCAAGTGGACATGAACTGTGGACGGGGATGCCGGGGATGCATGGAACATACACCTCCAATCAGGCGATTCAACAGTCTGATCTGTTGATCTGTATCGGAGCCCGCTTCGATGATCGGGTAACAGGCAAGTTGGATGGGTTTGCTCCTCAAGCTAAAATCGTCCACATTGATATCGACCCTGCTGAAATCGGAAAAAATGTTGCAGCGGATATTCCTATCGTGGGTGACGTGAAGGCAGTGCTGGAATTGCTGAATCAGGATGTGAAACGTGCGGACCTGGCAGATGCATGGAGAGCGCAAATTCAGCATTGGAAGAATGAGAAACCTTATTCTTATAAGGATTCTGAAACGGTGCTTAAACCACAATGGGTTGTTGAGTTGTTGGATGAAACGACCAAGGGTGGTGCAATCGTAACGACAGACGTGGGACAGCATCAAATGTGGGCAGCGCAGTATTACAAATTCAATCAGCCACGCTCATGGGTCACCTCTGGTGGACTCGGTACGATGGGATTTGGTTTCCCTTCTGCAATCGGTGCTCAAATGGCCAATCCCGACAGATTGGTAATATCGATTAACGGGGACGGCGGTATGCAGATGTGTTCGCAGGAATTAGCCATCTGTGCAATCAATAACATTCCGGTTAAAATCGTAATTATCAACAACCAGGTGCTTGGAATGGTTCGCCAATGGCAGGAATTGATCTATAACAATCGGTATAGTCACATTGACCTGGCGGGAAGTCCGGATTTTGTGAAACTTGCCGAAGCATACGGTGTCAAAGGGCTGCGTGCTACGAATAAGGAAGAGGCACGTCGGGCTTGGCAGGAGGCGCTTGATACACCCGGACCGGTCGTTGTCGAGTTTGTAGTCAGCAAGGAAGAGAACGTATATCCAATGGTGACGCAAGGTTCGACAATTGATCAAATGCTGATGGGGGACGAGTAAAATGACAACAAAAAATACCATTGCTGTACTGGTAAATGATCAACCCGGCGTTTTGCAACGTGTGTCCGGCCTGTTCGGTCGCCGCGGCTTTAACATTGAGAGCATAACTGTGGGACAATCGGAAGAAGTTGGATTATCCCGTATGGTCATTGTGACTGTAGGGGATGAGAACAACCTAGAGCAGATTGAAAAGCAGCTTTACAAGCTGGTTGATGTGATCAAGGTCATCGATCTCAGTTCCAAACCAATGGTAGCCCGGGAATTGGCGATGATAAAGGTAAAGGCAGAACCGCCTCAACGGCCAGAGATTATGGGCGTGGTAGAAACATTCAGAGCAGCTGTAATTGATGTTGGAACGACGAGTTTGATTGTACAGGTCATTGGCGATACAGAAAAAATTGATGCCATGATCGAGTTGTTGAAGCCTTACGGTATTCGGGAGTTGACTCGAACCGGGGTTACAGCTATGATACGTGGCAATGCTTAATATGGAGCTTTAACGAATTACCGCTTATAGCGCATTACATCAATAAAGAACCGCCCGCATAAGAGCGGGGACTCGAAGAGATTTTTAGATGCTAATCACGAGGGAAAGTCTCTTGGAGTACCCGCTCATTATGAAGGGTCCAATTAAAAGGAGGAAATTAACCATGGCAGTTACAACGTACTACGAAAAAGATGCAGAACTCAGCGTATTGAAAGGAAAGACAGTGGCCGTTATCGGTTACGGTAGCCAAGGGCATGCTCAAGCACAAAACTTGCGTGACAGTGGTGTGAATGTTGTTATTGGTTTGCGTGAAGGCAAATCGGCTGATGTCGCAAGAAACGACGGTTTTGAAGTTCTGAACGTAGCTGATGCAACAAGCCGTGCAGATGTGGTTCAAATTTTGTTACCTGATGAAACTCAAGCTTCTGTGTACAAAAATGAAATTGAACCTAACCTGAAAAAAGGCGCAGCTCTTTTGTTCTCCCATGGTTTTAACGTTCATTTTGGACAAATCGTAGCTCCTAAAGATAGCGATGTATTGCTGGTTGCTCCAAAATCCCCAGGACATATGGTACGTCGTACTTATGTAGAAGGGTTTGGAGTACCGGGGCTGATCGCAATTGAGCAGGACGCAACGGGTCAGGCCAAAGAAATCGGACTTGCTTACGCAAAAGGCATTGGCTGTACACGTGCGGGCGTAATTGAAACCTCCTTCCGTGAAGAAACGGAGACGGATCTGTTCGGTGAGCAGGCGGTATTGTGTGGCGGCGTGAGCGCACTTGTAAAAGCGGGCTTTGAAACATTGACTGAAGCAGGTTATGCTCCTGAGATGGCATACTTTGAATGTTTGCATGAGCTTAAGCTGATCGTTGACTTGATGTATGAAGGTGGATTGGCAACGATGCGTGATTCCATCAGTAATACAGCGGAATATGGCGATTATGTAACTGGACCACGTGTGGTAACGGAAGATACGAAGAAAGCCATGAAGGATGTGTTGACTGACATTCAACAAGGTAAATTTGCTCGTGACTTCATCCTTGAAAATCAATCTGGACGTGCATTCCTGACGGCTACTCGTCGTAATGAAGCTAACCATCCGATTGAAGTGGTGGGCGGACAATTGCGTGAAATGATGCATTGGATCAAAAAGTAATAATCTTTTGTACTATGAATTCGACTACATGCATTATTTATAAATATTAATTACAATGCGGCCCTGCTTATTGCGTGAGCCGCATTGTAATTTAAGGGTCCTAATCCTGAGGAGGTGCGTTAGGTTGCGCAAAATATATATATTTGACACAACGTTGAGAGACGGAGAACAGTCAC
The Paenibacillus peoriae DNA segment above includes these coding regions:
- a CDS encoding ABC transporter permease, with the translated sequence MANLLKIFTKDSFVLALVSIILGLLLGAIVMLIGGYDPIVAYSALFSRVYGDSYNFGEAIREMTPLILTGLAFAFAARAGLFNIGGEGQFLVGMTAASIVGIKLHGLPAIIHAPLAVIAGAVFGGLWAAIAGYLKAKRGVNEVITCIMMNWIGLYLANLVINQFALMEGENRSVDIQPSASISIEWLSQMMGNARVHWGTVIAVLAAVFFYIFMWKTKQGYELRAVGFNQDASRYAGMNVNRNIIKAMFISGVFAGLAGAFEVLGVFHYQSVMAGSPGTGFDGIAVALIGMNNPFGVLLGSVLFGTLTYGSAGMSFSADVPPEIIRVVIGSIIFFIAAQGIVRWVVRPLYSKRKKEKVL
- a CDS encoding ABC transporter permease, with translation MSWLTLGELIHTTLVFATAIIFASLGGVFSEKSGVTNLGLEGLMVFGAFAAGVGGFYAEQAGLGGTSAAWVGVLSAAVFGILVSLIHAVASITFKADQVISGIVINFLAAGSTLYMVKLLFEGDGDTGRIQGFNEISIPYLVDIPIAGKAFFQAYPTTYLAILLVIIGYFTLYKTPFGLRLRSVGEHPGAADTVGIKVNRLRYIGVMISGALAGIGGATITLTTTNMFSHNTVSGQGYIAIAAMIFGKWNPLGAFGAAVFFGFSQAIRNYVQLFAWSQSIPQEIIFMLPYLLTIIVLVAAVGRSRAPAALGQLYDPSKR
- a CDS encoding GNAT family N-acetyltransferase translates to MIRKRSSQDDNIIFRLIEQELVPLSHLSAQEMEQIRKELPRRLNRGITFVACRPDNAQVVGFIHVMLHGELLYIDLIAISSAHQGMRYGKKLLEHAEHYGRLRRCKRAKVMVDEDNIRGIHFYLRHQYQMLRYVALSRCHELEKLL
- the ilvB gene encoding biosynthetic-type acetolactate synthase large subunit, with protein sequence MSAQIPEVRSTNELREKWMKPEVITGSEILLRSLLLEGVDCVFGYPGGAVLYIYDAMYGFKDFKHVLTRHEQGAIHAADGYARASGKVGVCIATSGPGATNLVTGIATAFMDSVPLVVITGNVVSSLIGTDAFQEADITGITMPITKHSYLVRDVEDLPRIIHEAFHIANTGRKGPVLIDIPKDISAAQTLFVPQTEPVTMRGYNPKVLPNKIQLDKLTQAISEAERPFILAGGGVVYSGGHEALYEFVRKTEIPITTTLLGLGGFPSGHELWTGMPGMHGTYTSNQAIQQSDLLICIGARFDDRVTGKLDGFAPQAKIVHIDIDPAEIGKNVAADIPIVGDVKAVLELLNQDVKRADLADAWRAQIQHWKNEKPYSYKDSETVLKPQWVVELLDETTKGGAIVTTDVGQHQMWAAQYYKFNQPRSWVTSGGLGTMGFGFPSAIGAQMANPDRLVISINGDGGMQMCSQELAICAINNIPVKIVIINNQVLGMVRQWQELIYNNRYSHIDLAGSPDFVKLAEAYGVKGLRATNKEEARRAWQEALDTPGPVVVEFVVSKEENVYPMVTQGSTIDQMLMGDE
- the ilvN gene encoding acetolactate synthase small subunit; the protein is MTTKNTIAVLVNDQPGVLQRVSGLFGRRGFNIESITVGQSEEVGLSRMVIVTVGDENNLEQIEKQLYKLVDVIKVIDLSSKPMVARELAMIKVKAEPPQRPEIMGVVETFRAAVIDVGTTSLIVQVIGDTEKIDAMIELLKPYGIRELTRTGVTAMIRGNA
- the ilvC gene encoding ketol-acid reductoisomerase, whose product is MAVTTYYEKDAELSVLKGKTVAVIGYGSQGHAQAQNLRDSGVNVVIGLREGKSADVARNDGFEVLNVADATSRADVVQILLPDETQASVYKNEIEPNLKKGAALLFSHGFNVHFGQIVAPKDSDVLLVAPKSPGHMVRRTYVEGFGVPGLIAIEQDATGQAKEIGLAYAKGIGCTRAGVIETSFREETETDLFGEQAVLCGGVSALVKAGFETLTEAGYAPEMAYFECLHELKLIVDLMYEGGLATMRDSISNTAEYGDYVTGPRVVTEDTKKAMKDVLTDIQQGKFARDFILENQSGRAFLTATRRNEANHPIEVVGGQLREMMHWIKK